Proteins co-encoded in one Mycobacterium mantenii genomic window:
- the lipE gene encoding lipase LipE: MTADGRIRLPADLDAVTAIGAEDHSEIDSAAVDRIWQAARHWYRAGFHPAIQLCIRQHGRVVLNRAIGHGWGNAPSDPPDAEKIPVTPDTPFCVYSAAKGMAATVVHMLVERGVFSLDDRVCEYIPTFTSHGKHRITTRHVMTHSAGLPFPTGTKPDVKRADDHEYAQQKLGELRPLYRPGLVHIYHALTWGPLVRELVYAATGKEIREILATEILGPLGFRWTNFGVAEEDLPLVAPSHATGRPLPPVIAQIFRKAIGGTVHEMIPITNTPLFLNTIIPSSNTVSTAQEMSRFAEIWRRGGELDGVRVISPETMYGAITECRRLRPDFAVGLQPARWGTGYILGTNRWGPFGRNAPHAFGNLGLVNIAIWADPARGLSAGVVSSGKPGRDPEAKRYTALLDTITAEIPTG, encoded by the coding sequence GTGACGGCAGACGGCAGGATCCGCCTTCCGGCGGACTTGGACGCCGTGACGGCGATCGGTGCCGAAGACCACTCCGAAATCGACAGCGCCGCCGTCGACCGGATCTGGCAGGCCGCCCGGCACTGGTACCGGGCCGGCTTCCACCCCGCCATCCAGCTGTGCATCCGCCAGCATGGCCGCGTCGTGCTCAACCGCGCGATCGGCCACGGCTGGGGCAACGCCCCGAGCGATCCGCCCGATGCGGAGAAGATCCCCGTCACGCCCGACACACCCTTCTGCGTGTACTCGGCGGCCAAGGGAATGGCGGCGACCGTGGTGCACATGCTCGTCGAGCGCGGTGTCTTCTCCCTAGACGACCGGGTGTGCGAATACATCCCCACGTTCACCAGTCACGGCAAGCATCGGATCACCACCCGCCACGTCATGACCCACAGCGCCGGACTGCCCTTCCCGACCGGGACCAAGCCGGACGTCAAACGCGCGGACGACCACGAGTACGCACAGCAGAAGTTGGGCGAGCTGCGCCCGCTCTACCGGCCCGGGCTGGTGCACATCTACCACGCGCTGACCTGGGGCCCGCTGGTGCGCGAGCTCGTTTACGCGGCCACCGGCAAGGAGATTCGCGAGATCCTGGCCACCGAGATCCTCGGCCCGCTCGGTTTCCGGTGGACCAACTTCGGCGTCGCCGAGGAAGACCTGCCGTTGGTCGCGCCGAGTCACGCCACCGGCCGCCCGTTGCCGCCGGTGATCGCCCAGATCTTCCGCAAGGCGATCGGCGGGACCGTGCACGAGATGATCCCGATCACCAACACCCCGCTGTTCCTCAACACCATCATCCCGTCGTCCAACACCGTGTCGACCGCGCAGGAGATGTCGCGGTTCGCCGAAATCTGGCGTCGTGGAGGCGAACTCGACGGCGTGCGGGTGATCAGCCCGGAGACCATGTACGGCGCGATTACCGAATGCCGAAGGCTACGACCGGATTTCGCGGTCGGGTTGCAGCCGGCCCGCTGGGGCACCGGGTACATCCTCGGCACCAATCGGTGGGGGCCGTTCGGGCGCAACGCGCCACACGCGTTCGGGAACCTGGGCCTGGTCAACATCGCGATCTGGGCCGACCCCGCGCGCGGGCTGTCGGCCGGCGTGGTGAGCAGTGGTAAACCCGGGCGGGATCCCGAAGCTAAGCGGTATACGGCCCTGCTGGACACGATCACCGCCGAAATCCCGACCGGTTGA
- a CDS encoding crotonase/enoyl-CoA hydratase family protein, translating into MAQAYESVTVETKDHVAQVTLIGPGKGNAMGPAFWSEMPELFAALDADPDVRAIVLTGSGKNFSYGLDVPAMGGAFTPLLSGAALAGPRAAFHREVKRMQGAITAVADCRTPTIAAVHGWCIGGGVDLISAVDIRYASVDAKFSVREVKLAIVADVGSLARLPYILNDGHLRELALTGKDIDAARAEKIGLVNDVYADADATLAAANATAAEIAANPPLAVHGIKDVLDQQRVAAVSESLRYVAAWNAAFLPSKDLTEGIAATFEKRPPQFKGE; encoded by the coding sequence ATGGCGCAAGCATACGAATCGGTCACCGTCGAGACGAAAGACCACGTCGCCCAGGTGACGCTGATCGGGCCAGGCAAGGGCAATGCGATGGGACCGGCCTTCTGGTCGGAGATGCCGGAGCTGTTCGCGGCGCTGGACGCCGACCCCGACGTGCGGGCCATCGTGCTGACCGGGTCGGGCAAGAACTTCAGCTACGGCCTGGACGTGCCCGCGATGGGCGGCGCGTTCACCCCGCTGCTGTCCGGTGCCGCGCTGGCCGGCCCGCGCGCGGCGTTCCACCGCGAGGTCAAGCGCATGCAGGGCGCCATCACCGCCGTCGCGGACTGCCGCACCCCGACCATCGCCGCGGTGCACGGCTGGTGCATCGGCGGCGGCGTCGACCTGATCTCCGCGGTCGACATCCGCTACGCCAGCGTCGACGCCAAATTTTCGGTGCGCGAGGTCAAGCTCGCCATCGTGGCCGACGTCGGCAGCCTGGCCCGCCTGCCCTACATCCTGAACGACGGACACCTGCGCGAACTAGCGCTGACCGGCAAGGACATCGATGCCGCCCGCGCCGAGAAGATCGGCCTGGTCAACGACGTGTACGCCGACGCCGACGCCACCCTGGCCGCGGCGAACGCCACCGCCGCGGAGATCGCCGCCAATCCCCCGCTGGCCGTCCACGGCATCAAGGACGTTCTCGACCAGCAGCGTGTCGCCGCGGTGTCGGAGAGCCTGCGCTACGTAGCCGCCTGGAACGCCGCCTTCCTGCCGTCCAAGGACCTGACCGAGGGCATCGCGGCGACGTTCGAGAAGCGCCCGCCGCAGTTCAAGGGCGAGTGA